The genomic DNA ACTTCCGCAAGCGCATCCCCCACAGCCGCCTGCACGTGATGCGCAAGGCGCCCACGTTCGCCAAGCTGGAGCCGGACGAGGACCGGGTGCTCAACCTGGTGGATGGCCGCCGGACGGTGCTGGAGCTGGGGCAGGCCAGCCGCCTGTCCGAGTTCGACGTCCTCAAGGTCATCTACGGCCTGATGGAAGGTGGCTTCGTGGGCCTGTCCGACAAGCCCCAGGGGGCCGCGACCCCGTCCCTGTCCGGGCTTCCCGCGGTGCGCCCGCGCAGCATCATGGGCATTCCCGTGGTGCGTCCGTCCTCCACGGGTCTGCAGGCGGTGCGCACGAGCCAGTCCGGCCTGCGCTCCATCACCTCGATGCAGGACGCTCCCCATGTTCCCGAGGTGGGCGAGGTGGTGCGCGTCTTCAACCGCATCTTCCGGGAGATCGCCACCGAGGTGTCCAAGCAGGGGCTGGCGCGCGAGTTCATCGCCTCGGCCAATGCCGCGCTGTCGGGACAGGCGCTGTCGTCCTCGCCCGTGCTGGCGGGGCTCGCCTTCGCGCCGGACGGGAGCCTGTCGGACGCAAGGCTCATCGATGCCTATGCGCAGCACCGCGGCGCCCTGGGCTCCGAGCCCATGGCGGCCTTCCGGCAGGCCCTCAGCGACGTGATGTTCTTCCTTCTCTTCCAGGCGGGTGAATTGCTCGAGTCGCGCGCGGACGAGGACCTGGCCCGGCGCGTGAAGGACATGCTCG from Melittangium boletus DSM 14713 includes the following:
- a CDS encoding DUF4388 domain-containing protein encodes the protein MSQRFRIDGAHLVPDERAGASQQPSSPPALAGRAGSYVLQATSPDLLVFSRSPAEGGSVPTPRVVLSGDASGFPLADLIAFLSQARWSGVLRVQAPGGERSVVLREGEVRGATSDVAADRLGEVLVRLGYVERPVLEAVLREQPPSKIGRTLVERGILQAHDLFRCVTHQVSEIFHAIVLCREGSFFLVDQPVEDKLGHNIQLSTQSLLMDSIRKIDELAHFRKRIPHSRLHVMRKAPTFAKLEPDEDRVLNLVDGRRTVLELGQASRLSEFDVLKVIYGLMEGGFVGLSDKPQGAATPSLSGLPAVRPRSIMGIPVVRPSSTGLQAVRTSQSGLRSITSMQDAPHVPEVGEVVRVFNRIFREIATEVSKQGLAREFIASANAALSGQALSSSPVLAGLAFAPDGSLSDARLIDAYAQHRGALGSEPMAAFRQALSDVMFFLLFQAGELLESRADEDLARRVKDMLAVLGGT